The following nucleotide sequence is from Alphaproteobacteria bacterium.
AACAGAAAGTAAAAAAGCCAGAACACAACGCATTAAAAATAGATCCATAAAAATAAAGAATACAGTGTTTTCTAGTACGTTATGGTTTGATTTTCAATGGAGATAGATAGGATTTCATATATCATTTTTCGCTTCCACAACTTTTGGGATACGAAAAAAGCTTATGCCCCCTGGTCAAGTTTCTCGTTACCATTTATATTAATAAGAAAATAGGGAGGATTAGCCTTATGGCGTCACCACTTAAAGCAAATATCATTTTTTTTGGCCTCATTTGTTTGGTTTCGTGTGCGCCATCGTCACAGCAAGATTCTTATGTAATCTCCCGAGCCAGTGTGGAAGCCTCGGTTTTTACAACTTCAGTTCCGGGAGATGCGGATGATCCCGCCATTTGGATTGATCGAGAAAATCCTGAGAAGAGTTTGATTATTGCCGATGACAAGGAAGTAAATGGCGCTTTATATGCTTGGGATCTCTCGGGTGCAGAAGTCTATAAGACTGAGACTTTAAATCGTCCTACCAATGTAGATGTGCGTTATGACATTGATGTGAATGGGCAAAAGGAAGATATCGTGGCTTGTGCTATCCGGGGGACCAATGAAATTAAGGTCTTCAAAATGGATCCTAAAAATAAAGTTTTGGTGGATATAACGGCACCTGGAGGGATCTCAACGGGTTTCCCAGTGGATACGTACGGCTTTACCCTGTACAAGCGTTCTTCTGACGGTACCTTGTTTGGCTTTGTAAGTTCAAAGAACAAAGATCATATTCATCAGATCCGATTGCATGGCGATGGTAATGGGCGAGTCGCAGGTGAGTTTGTTCGCCAGTTTGGTGAGCCTGACATGGTTCGCTATGTGGAAGGAATGGTTGCCGATGATGAAAAAGATTTCCTCTATGCTGCTGATGAACGGCGGGGTATCTTAAAATACAAAGCCGATCCGGCTCTCTATGAGCATAAGGTCAAGAATGTTTTTGCGACCAAAGATGGGATTCATAGAGATCGTGAGGGTATTGCTCTCTATAAATGTCCCAATGGAGACGGCTATTTCCTTTTATCTGATCAGGCTGGAGATTCTCTTAAGGTTTATGAGCGTCAGGGAAAAAACAAATTTATTGGAACGCTTATGACAAAGGGATCAACAGAAACTGATGGGATCGAAGTTACCTCTCATTCATTGGGATCAAAGTTTCCTGAAGGCATCATTGTTGCCCATAACGATGGCAACAAAAACTTTGTCATTTATGATTGGCGGGATGTTCGCAAGGCATTGAACCTAAAGCGATGCAAATGACTTTAAAGGCCCTTTAGACAGGCAGATTTTAAAGCAACGTGTTTGATGAGAGTAGGGATAGATACCGCTGTTTACAGGGCTTCCGATACGGCAGCTCCAAGGTGAGGCACCTTCCGTCTTTTAGCCAACAGAATCTGATTTTGCCTTTCTTGTGCACGAGCGCGTTGGGCTGCGGATCTTTCATGGATGCAGTGGGGGCAGGAAACACCGGGCTTATAATCGGGGGACTTCATTTCTTCCTCAGAAACAGGATGCCTGCATCCAAAGCATTGCGCGTAGTCTCCTTCTTTAAGCTTATGGGTCACAGAGACGCGTCCATCAAAGACAAAACAGTCTCCTTCCCAGAGACTTTCTTCTTCGGGAATATCTTCGATATATTTAAGAATACCACCCTTTAAATGGTACACCTCTTCAAAGCCCTGTTGGAGCATGTAAGAAGTCGCTTTTTCACAGCGAATGCCGCCTGTGCAAAATGTGGCTACTCTTTTATGCTTTTTGGGATCGAGATTTTTCTCCACATAGTCTGGGAATTCTCGGAAATTAACAGTGTGTGGGTTTTTAGCTCCTTTAAAGGTGCCGATGTCCATTTCATACTCATTACGTGTATCTAATACGAGAACCTCCGGGTCTTGAATCAACGCATTCCAATCTTCGGGGGCCACATAGGTGCCGACCACTTTATTTGGATTTGCTTCGGGGCGTCCCAGGGTCACAATTTCCTTTTTGAGGCGGATTTTAAGGCGATAGAAGGGCATTTCACTTGCCGCTGATTCTTTGTACTCTAGGTTGTGAAAATCTGGATTGTCCTCAAAAAATTGTCTTAAGGCATTGATCCCGGTTCGGGTGCCGGCTACGGTCCCGTTAATGCCCTCATGGGCCAAGAGAATAGTTCCCATGATGCCATTTTTTTTGCAACATTCTCTTAGTGGTGCCTGTAATGCCTTGAAGTTTGGTAAATCTACGAATTTATAAAGAGCGGCAACGACAAAGGAGGTCATGATTCATTCCTAGTTTGTGAGGTCTTTTTCTCAAAATGTTCCAAGCTGGCTTGAAAGTAATCATATCCCGTAAATAGGGTTAATAGGGCAGCACTCCATAGAGTAAGCAACCCAATGAACGTAAAA
It contains:
- a CDS encoding phytase encodes the protein MASPLKANIIFFGLICLVSCAPSSQQDSYVISRASVEASVFTTSVPGDADDPAIWIDRENPEKSLIIADDKEVNGALYAWDLSGAEVYKTETLNRPTNVDVRYDIDVNGQKEDIVACAIRGTNEIKVFKMDPKNKVLVDITAPGGISTGFPVDTYGFTLYKRSSDGTLFGFVSSKNKDHIHQIRLHGDGNGRVAGEFVRQFGEPDMVRYVEGMVADDEKDFLYAADERRGILKYKADPALYEHKVKNVFATKDGIHRDREGIALYKCPNGDGYFLLSDQAGDSLKVYERQGKNKFIGTLMTKGSTETDGIEVTSHSLGSKFPEGIIVAHNDGNKNFVIYDWRDVRKALNLKRCK
- a CDS encoding rhodanese-related sulfurtransferase; this encodes MTSFVVAALYKFVDLPNFKALQAPLRECCKKNGIMGTILLAHEGINGTVAGTRTGINALRQFFEDNPDFHNLEYKESAASEMPFYRLKIRLKKEIVTLGRPEANPNKVVGTYVAPEDWNALIQDPEVLVLDTRNEYEMDIGTFKGAKNPHTVNFREFPDYVEKNLDPKKHKRVATFCTGGIRCEKATSYMLQQGFEEVYHLKGGILKYIEDIPEEESLWEGDCFVFDGRVSVTHKLKEGDYAQCFGCRHPVSEEEMKSPDYKPGVSCPHCIHERSAAQRARAQERQNQILLAKRRKVPHLGAAVSEAL